In Thunnus maccoyii chromosome 3, fThuMac1.1, whole genome shotgun sequence, the following proteins share a genomic window:
- the gpr25 gene encoding probable G-protein coupled receptor 25 gives MDAYTIKSYDDDYYYYGENSSATGDFNFSVDCPDSNLHGTNVFLPTMYYLIFFTGFLGNLFVISIVGSKGRRGGRLVDTFVINLALADLIFVLTLPLWAISASQNGHWNFGKFGDMLCRLSSYIIAVNRFSNISFLTCMSVDRYLAVVKLLDSRYLRTSGCIRVTCAVVWFSSMLLGIPSMLYRRVAETSDGLYCLEDNSSLLFLGLSLTMVVLTFIFPVLIIMLCYGTIIMHLNKHCVAAANPRAEARRRHSLKMVLSIIVAFVVSWLPFNIFKAIIIGSQLSNANMSCDTQLWHKNGLLISCCLAFLNSCVNPAIYFFLDRQFRRRAEILCKFCIGNPKVRHSLNSSASFTNNGTSESFGTGGGRTQLQLLE, from the coding sequence ATGGACGCCTACACCATTAAGTCATATGATGATGATTACTACTATTATGGGGAAAACAGCAGTGCAACAGGTGACTTTAATTTCTCTGTGGATTGTCCAGACTCAAACCTTCATGGCACCAACGTCTTTCTGCCCACGATGTATTACCTCATATTTTTCACAGGCTTTTTGGGCAACCTTTTTGTTATCTCAATCGTGGGAAGCAAAGGGAGAAGAGGTGGGCGACTAGTAGACACATTTGTCATCAACCTAGCCCTGGCTGACCTGATCTTCGTCCTCACGCTGCCACTGTGGGCCATCTCTGCCAGCCAGAACGGCCACTGGAACTTTGGGAAATTTGGGGACATGCTGTGCAGGCTGAGCAGCTACATTATCGCTGTGAATCGCTTCTCCAACATCTCCTTTCTTACCTGCATGAGTGTTGATCGTTACCTTGCTGTGGTGAAATTGCTAGATTCAAGATACCTCAGAACTAGTGGGTGCATTCGTGTCACGTGTGCTGTAGTCTGGTTCAGCTCCATGTTGCTTGGCATCCCATCCATGTTGTACCGAAGAGTGGCGGAGACCAGCGATGGACTCTACTGTCTGGAAGATAACAGCTCACTTTTGTTTCTTGGCCTGAGCTTGACCATGGTGGTACTCACCTTTATCTTTCCAGTGTTAATCATCATGCTCTGCTACGGCACCATCATCATGCACCTGAACAAGCactgtgttgctgctgcaaATCCTCGAGCGGAGGCCCGGCGCAGACACTCCCTCAAGATGGTCCTTTCCATTATAGTGGCCTTTGTGGTGTCCTGGCTCCCCTTCAACATCTTCAAAGCCATTATAATTGGCTCGCAGCTCTCAAATGCTAATATGAGTTGTGATACTCAGTTGTGGCATAAAAACGGGCTCCTCATCTCATGCTGCCTGGCCTTCCTCAACAGCTGTGTCAATCCAGCCATCTACTTTTTCCTGGACCGTCAATTCAGACGACGGGCCGAGATCCTGTGCAAGTTCTGCATAGGAAATCCAAAGGTGCGGCACAGCCTCAACTCCTCTGCTTCATTCACCAACAATGGCACTTCAGAGAGCTTCGGAACAGGTGGTGGGAGAACTCAGCTTCAGCTGTTGGAGTAG